Proteins from a single region of Desulfonatronum thiodismutans:
- a CDS encoding PAS domain-containing sensor histidine kinase: MDQDHASHLQAALDEARSEVARLRDQRQDDRRELEALHEARDNLHALFHKSPDAILICSSADTIVDLNNRAADLFGLPRAELLALSPRLDLLRPRGPLDKFEDIRAKLPDGDVLNFNWVARRPGDGKLFPVEISLARTTWDRQDAMLVCLRDITQNRRIKNLLRRRRKLMAAILDSTPIPTFVIDTDHRVIFWNKACEILTGVPGGQCLGKPVDSRIFYPEPSRPVLADLVLTMDRPKIAALYRDKNLAPSAFIPEAFEASDRLTIQGTARSIYFLAARCRDERGEIVGAIETIQDITERAQAEAELRASKSQLTEITANIPGVVYQYQASGEDQGSFTFISEGIWNLFGLPAESTLRDPELFFERVDPEVRKRFSTSLTCSEPPEDPVEFEFSMKPNEGGVRWFKNSSLATRKPDGRVVWNGMLTDITEIKRVESLRTDVERMVRHDLKSPLTGIGGLAKVLLREDLPERQREIVSTIYQSAMKLLHMLGHSMALFKMEEGTYELLPEPFDLIRMLHGLHEEFLPSAVAKSLEFVYLLDDRPLSWDDEYTLSGEAILLESLFANLIQNAVDAAPESTRITIAVRSPKSGSELRQDERQQAHPGSLHEIDIHNFGTIPEDIRDRFFDRYVTYGKEHGTGIGTYSAMLIAKIHGGTIRFTTSESQGTHLIVSLPRQYPA; this comes from the coding sequence ATGGACCAGGACCACGCCTCTCACCTCCAAGCTGCCTTGGACGAAGCCCGCTCGGAAGTCGCCCGCCTTCGCGACCAGAGGCAAGACGACCGGCGCGAGCTGGAAGCGTTGCATGAAGCGCGGGACAACCTGCATGCCCTGTTTCACAAGAGTCCCGACGCCATACTCATCTGTTCCTCGGCCGACACAATTGTCGACCTGAACAACAGGGCCGCGGACCTGTTCGGTTTGCCCCGCGCGGAACTCTTGGCCCTGAGCCCCCGCTTGGACCTGCTTCGTCCCCGCGGCCCGCTGGACAAATTCGAGGACATCCGGGCCAAACTGCCGGACGGGGACGTCCTGAACTTCAACTGGGTGGCCAGGCGTCCCGGAGACGGCAAGCTGTTTCCCGTGGAAATCTCTCTCGCCAGGACCACCTGGGACCGTCAGGACGCCATGCTGGTCTGCCTGCGGGACATCACCCAAAACCGTCGGATCAAGAACCTGCTCCGTCGGCGTCGTAAGCTCATGGCCGCGATTCTGGACAGCACCCCTATACCCACCTTTGTGATCGACACGGATCACCGCGTCATCTTCTGGAACAAAGCTTGCGAAATCCTGACCGGAGTGCCCGGGGGGCAGTGCCTGGGCAAGCCGGTGGACTCTCGCATTTTCTATCCCGAGCCGTCCAGGCCGGTCCTGGCCGATCTGGTCCTGACCATGGACCGGCCAAAAATCGCCGCACTCTATCGGGACAAAAATCTCGCTCCCAGCGCGTTCATCCCGGAGGCTTTCGAGGCCTCGGACCGGTTGACCATTCAGGGCACGGCGCGTTCCATCTATTTCCTGGCCGCCCGTTGCCGGGACGAACGCGGTGAAATCGTCGGAGCCATCGAGACCATCCAGGACATCACCGAACGGGCTCAGGCCGAAGCCGAACTCCGGGCCAGCAAGAGCCAGCTCACGGAGATCACCGCGAACATTCCCGGGGTGGTCTATCAGTACCAGGCCTCCGGCGAGGATCAGGGGAGCTTTACGTTCATCAGCGAGGGCATCTGGAATCTGTTCGGCCTGCCCGCGGAAAGCACGTTGCGGGATCCGGAGCTGTTTTTCGAGCGCGTCGATCCCGAAGTTCGAAAGCGCTTTTCCACGTCTCTGACCTGCTCCGAACCTCCCGAGGACCCGGTGGAATTCGAGTTTTCCATGAAACCGAACGAAGGAGGGGTGCGCTGGTTCAAGAACAGCTCCCTGGCGACCAGGAAACCGGACGGGAGGGTGGTCTGGAACGGGATGCTCACGGACATCACGGAAATCAAGCGCGTCGAATCTTTGCGGACCGACGTGGAGCGGATGGTCCGCCACGACCTGAAGTCGCCCCTGACCGGCATCGGCGGACTGGCCAAGGTTTTGCTGCGCGAAGACCTTCCCGAGCGTCAGCGGGAGATCGTGTCCACGATCTACCAGAGCGCCATGAAGCTTTTGCACATGCTCGGCCACTCCATGGCCTTGTTCAAGATGGAGGAAGGCACCTACGAACTGCTGCCGGAACCCTTTGACCTGATCCGGATGCTGCATGGCCTGCACGAGGAGTTTTTGCCGTCGGCCGTCGCCAAGTCCCTGGAGTTCGTCTACCTGCTGGACGACCGCCCCCTATCCTGGGACGATGAATATACCCTTTCCGGAGAGGCGATCCTGCTCGAATCCCTGTTCGCCAATCTGATCCAGAACGCCGTGGACGCCGCTCCGGAAAGCACCCGGATCACCATTGCCGTCCGTTCTCCGAAAAGCGGCTCAGAGCTTCGTCAAGATGAGCGCCAGCAGGCGCATCCGGGTTCACTGCATGAAATCGACATCCACAACTTCGGCACCATCCCCGAAGACATCCGCGACCGTTTTTTCGACCGCTACGTGACCTACGGTAAGGAGCACGGCACCGGCATCGGAACCTACAGCGCCATGCTCATCGCCAAGATCCACGGGGGAACCATCCGCTTCACCACCTCCGAATCCCAAGGCACCCACCTGATCGTCTCCCTGCCCCGGCAATATCCCGCCTGA
- a CDS encoding D-alanyl-D-alanine carboxypeptidase family protein, whose amino-acid sequence MPRHDRLALPPYQAVLIAFAAMLALLLGLGLNSALAATPRSFTPSSPGIAAAYLLMDADSGQLLAAHDIDAPREPASLTKMMTVYVAGQKLLEGAVFMTDEVRVSRQAWRMTGSRMFLDLNSTVSVAALLHGIIVQSGNDASVALAEHIAGTEAAFVELMNRAAKDLGMTRTTFANATGLPAPGVQTTARDMATLSLALLRDHPYLYSLHSIRHFEHNNINQANRNRLLHRDPTVDGIKTGYTRAAGYCQTTSAVRDDMRLIAVVLGAGSTAARTRLNQELLDYGFSNYETHRLHVPGEPLGAIRVWKARQSELAYGLDTDIVVTIPKGRLPDIDRRVSLSLTEPVLGPILRGQKVGELVIALGDQVLAREDVFTLNEAAPAGFFSQAVDSVRLLLLRSNLL is encoded by the coding sequence ATGCCGCGACATGACCGACTCGCGTTGCCGCCGTATCAAGCCGTATTGATCGCCTTCGCGGCGATGCTGGCCCTGCTCCTTGGTCTGGGCCTGAACAGCGCCCTGGCCGCGACGCCCCGGAGTTTTACTCCCTCATCCCCCGGCATCGCCGCCGCGTATCTGCTCATGGACGCGGACAGCGGGCAGCTCCTGGCGGCCCACGACATCGACGCCCCGCGGGAACCGGCCAGTTTGACCAAAATGATGACCGTCTACGTCGCCGGACAAAAGCTGCTTGAAGGAGCCGTCTTCATGACCGACGAGGTCCGGGTGAGCCGGCAAGCCTGGCGCATGACCGGCTCCCGGATGTTTCTGGACCTGAATTCCACCGTGTCCGTGGCCGCGTTGCTGCACGGGATCATCGTCCAGTCCGGCAACGACGCCAGCGTGGCCCTGGCCGAACATATCGCCGGCACCGAAGCCGCGTTCGTCGAACTGATGAACCGCGCCGCCAAGGACCTGGGCATGACCCGGACCACCTTTGCCAACGCCACCGGCCTACCGGCCCCCGGGGTCCAGACCACGGCCCGGGACATGGCCACCCTGTCCCTGGCCCTGCTGCGCGACCATCCCTATCTGTACAGCCTGCATTCCATCCGACACTTCGAGCACAACAACATCAACCAGGCCAACCGGAACCGCCTGCTCCACCGCGACCCCACCGTGGACGGCATCAAGACCGGTTACACACGGGCCGCGGGCTATTGCCAGACCACTTCGGCGGTGCGCGACGACATGCGGCTCATCGCGGTAGTGCTGGGCGCGGGTTCCACGGCCGCCCGCACCCGGCTGAACCAGGAGCTGCTGGACTACGGCTTCAGCAACTATGAAACCCACCGGTTGCATGTTCCCGGAGAGCCCCTGGGCGCGATCAGGGTCTGGAAGGCCCGCCAAAGCGAACTGGCCTACGGCCTGGACACGGACATCGTTGTAACCATTCCCAAGGGACGGCTTCCGGATATCGATCGACGCGTCTCCCTCTCCCTGACCGAGCCGGTCCTCGGCCCGATACTCCGGGGCCAGAAAGTCGGGGAACTGGTGATCGCCCTGGGCGATCAAGTCCTGGCCAGGGAGGACGTCTTCACCTTAAACGAAGCGGCCCCGGCCGGCTTCTTCAGCCAAGCGGTGGACTCCGTCCGCCTGCTTCTGCTACGCTCAAATCTGCTCTGA
- a CDS encoding ABC-F family ATP-binding cassette domain-containing protein, translating into MPMATPILVSFTGLTKAFTAHPLFSGISLGLFEGERTGLIGPNGSGKSTLLKIVAGLEEPDQGEVHRRKDVRVVYLAQEERFAPGSTVEQVLLEALTEESSGESPGESAQRPPERSPERLHERISGPEAFQRVWEMSSRLHLPDGPTPVDTLSGGWRKRLALARALIQEPDLLLLDEPTNHLDLEGILWLEKLLLQVPFAFVLVSHDRVFLETVTNRTVELNRVYPEGFLRVEGNYSTFLDKREALVAAQEAREQVLANKVRREIEWLRRGPKARTTKARARIDEAHRLQDELAEVSARNALKQTADIAFDATGRKTKRLLEARGLGLTLGERPLFADLDILLSPGTRLGIMGPNGAGKSSLMRLLHGSLQPDQGTLRRADGLRVVYFDQKREQLDSEITLRQALAPTGDTVVFQDRPLHVVTWAKRFLFRPDQLGLPVSLLSGGERARVLIARLMRTPADILLLDEPTNDIDIPTLEVLEEGLREFPGAIVLITHDRYLLDTLCDRLLALEPGDGEHGQARYFSDYAQWLAARSAPSEADTEPVATKPVGSKARRPTKLSYGEQRELDGMAERIREAENLEQELRQALEAPENASNAETLTDLADRLDQAEAALLGLYERLDELETKQREYEHAAT; encoded by the coding sequence ATGCCCATGGCTACGCCGATTCTCGTCTCCTTCACCGGCCTGACCAAGGCCTTCACCGCCCACCCACTGTTCTCCGGCATTTCCCTCGGCCTGTTCGAAGGCGAGCGCACGGGATTGATCGGTCCCAACGGCTCTGGAAAATCCACCCTGCTCAAAATCGTCGCCGGACTGGAAGAGCCGGATCAGGGCGAGGTGCATCGGCGCAAGGACGTGCGCGTGGTCTATCTTGCCCAGGAAGAACGCTTCGCCCCTGGGAGCACGGTGGAGCAGGTTCTGCTGGAAGCCCTGACCGAAGAATCGTCCGGCGAATCCCCTGGAGAGTCAGCCCAGAGACCGCCTGAGCGATCCCCTGAGCGACTCCACGAAAGAATTTCGGGCCCGGAAGCCTTTCAACGCGTCTGGGAGATGTCCAGCCGCCTGCATCTGCCCGACGGCCCCACCCCGGTGGACACCTTGTCCGGCGGCTGGCGCAAGCGGCTGGCCCTGGCCCGAGCCCTGATTCAGGAACCGGACCTGCTCCTGCTGGACGAACCCACCAACCATCTGGACCTGGAAGGCATCCTCTGGCTGGAAAAACTGCTGCTTCAGGTCCCCTTCGCCTTTGTCCTGGTCAGCCACGACCGGGTCTTTCTGGAAACCGTCACCAACCGGACCGTGGAGCTGAACCGCGTCTACCCCGAGGGATTTCTTCGGGTCGAGGGCAACTACAGCACGTTCCTGGACAAGCGGGAGGCCCTGGTCGCGGCCCAGGAAGCACGGGAACAGGTTCTGGCCAACAAGGTCCGCCGGGAGATCGAATGGCTGCGCCGCGGACCCAAAGCCCGGACCACCAAGGCCCGGGCGCGTATCGACGAAGCCCATCGTCTCCAGGACGAGCTGGCTGAAGTCAGCGCCCGCAACGCCCTGAAGCAGACCGCGGACATCGCTTTCGACGCCACGGGCCGCAAGACCAAGCGATTGCTGGAGGCCCGCGGCCTGGGCCTGACCTTGGGCGAACGGCCTTTGTTCGCCGATCTGGACATCCTGCTCTCCCCCGGAACCCGCCTGGGGATCATGGGCCCCAACGGCGCGGGCAAAAGCAGTCTGATGCGGCTGCTGCACGGCTCGCTCCAGCCGGACCAGGGAACCCTGCGCCGGGCCGACGGCCTGCGGGTGGTCTACTTCGACCAGAAGCGCGAACAGCTCGACTCCGAAATCACCCTGCGCCAAGCCCTGGCGCCCACCGGGGACACCGTGGTCTTCCAGGACCGCCCGCTACACGTGGTCACCTGGGCCAAGCGCTTTCTGTTCCGGCCGGACCAGCTTGGGCTCCCGGTGTCCCTGCTCTCCGGCGGAGAGCGGGCCAGAGTGCTCATCGCCCGGCTGATGCGCACCCCGGCGGACATCCTGCTCCTGGACGAACCCACCAACGACATCGACATCCCGACCCTGGAAGTGCTCGAAGAAGGGTTGCGGGAATTCCCCGGGGCCATCGTGCTGATCACCCACGACCGCTATTTGCTGGATACGCTCTGCGACCGGCTGCTGGCCCTGGAGCCGGGAGATGGCGAACACGGCCAGGCCCGATATTTTTCAGACTACGCCCAGTGGCTGGCCGCCCGTTCAGCTCCCTCCGAGGCCGATACCGAACCCGTCGCGACCAAGCCGGTCGGCTCCAAGGCCCGTCGTCCCACCAAACTCTCCTACGGCGAACAGCGGGAGCTGGACGGCATGGCGGAGCGGATTAGGGAGGCCGAAAATTTGGAGCAGGAGTTGCGCCAAGCCCTGGAAGCCCCTGAAAACGCCTCCAACGCCGAGACCCTGACCGACTTGGCCGACCGGCTGGACCAGGCCGAGGCCGCCTTGCTCGGCCTTTATGAACGCCTCGACGAACTGGAAACCAAACAACGGGAATATGAACATGCCGCGACATGA
- the amrB gene encoding AmmeMemoRadiSam system protein B — protein sequence MDRNPVVAGRFYPGTKQAWESEVRSYLPLVSTPRKALLAMMPHAGYAYSGAVAGKTLSEVIQTETVLLLGPNHTGLGRPLALWPNGRWLLPGAHLDVDEELARSIFEAAPAIQADHQAHLQEHSLEVILPFLWAVRPQTKIVPLAVAEPSLEVLLRTAQELSAVLAKWPKPLLILVSSDMSHFVSAQQAKELDGLALQAALERDPEKLYATVHDQRISMCGMLPMTLGLATANALGATQASLIAYATSGDVTGDFSQVVGYAGVVVE from the coding sequence ATGGATCGCAATCCCGTCGTGGCCGGTCGGTTTTATCCCGGCACGAAACAAGCCTGGGAATCTGAAGTCCGAAGCTATCTCCCCCTTGTATCCACGCCGCGCAAAGCCCTTCTGGCCATGATGCCCCACGCCGGATATGCATACTCCGGGGCCGTGGCCGGCAAGACCCTTTCTGAAGTAATCCAGACGGAAACCGTGCTCCTGCTGGGCCCGAACCACACCGGACTCGGACGCCCCCTGGCCCTGTGGCCCAACGGCCGCTGGCTGCTGCCCGGCGCACACCTGGACGTGGACGAGGAACTGGCAAGAAGCATCTTCGAGGCCGCCCCGGCAATTCAGGCGGATCACCAAGCCCACCTCCAGGAACACTCCCTTGAAGTCATCCTGCCTTTTCTCTGGGCCGTCCGCCCCCAAACCAAGATCGTCCCGCTGGCCGTGGCCGAGCCGAGCCTGGAAGTGTTGTTGCGCACGGCTCAGGAGCTGTCCGCGGTGCTCGCAAAGTGGCCCAAACCATTACTGATCCTCGTCAGTTCGGACATGAGCCATTTCGTTTCCGCCCAGCAAGCCAAGGAACTGGACGGCCTGGCCCTGCAAGCAGCCCTGGAGCGCGACCCGGAAAAGCTCTACGCCACGGTGCACGACCAGCGGATCTCCATGTGCGGGATGCTGCCCATGACCCTGGGGCTGGCCACGGCCAACGCACTCGGAGCGACCCAGGCCAGCCTGATCGCCTATGCCACTTCCGGGGACGTGACCGGGGATTTTTCTCAGGTTGTCGGCTACGCGGGGGTGGTGGTGGAATAG
- the groES gene encoding co-chaperone GroES: protein MKLKPLNDRVLVKRLEGEEVTKGGIIIPDSAKEKPMKGEVVAVGPGKVGDDGKRAEMAVAAGNKVLFNKYAGTEMKVDGEEFLVMREDDILAIIEE, encoded by the coding sequence ATGAAACTGAAACCATTGAATGATCGTGTTCTGGTGAAGCGGCTTGAGGGCGAGGAAGTGACCAAGGGAGGGATCATCATCCCTGATTCCGCCAAGGAAAAGCCGATGAAGGGCGAAGTGGTCGCCGTGGGTCCCGGCAAAGTGGGTGACGACGGTAAGCGTGCCGAGATGGCCGTGGCCGCCGGAAACAAGGTGCTCTTCAACAAGTACGCTGGCACCGAGATGAAGGTAGACGGCGAAGAGTTTCTGGTGATGCGCGAGGACGATATCCTGGCCATCATTGAAGAGTAG
- the groL gene encoding chaperonin GroEL (60 kDa chaperone family; promotes refolding of misfolded polypeptides especially under stressful conditions; forms two stacked rings of heptamers to form a barrel-shaped 14mer; ends can be capped by GroES; misfolded proteins enter the barrel where they are refolded when GroES binds), with product MAAKELLFDTKARERLKKGIDTLANAVKVTLGPKGRNVVIEKSFGSPIITKDGVTVAKEIELTDKFENMGAQMVKEVASKTSDVAGDGTTTATILAQAIYTDGVKLVTAGRNPMAIKRGIDKAVEAVTADLVSQTKPTRDQKEIAQVGTISANNDPTIGNIIAEAMNKVGKEGVITVEEAKGLETTLEVVEGMQFDRGYLSPYFVTDPEKMLCELDEPLILICEKKISSMKDMLPVLEQVAKMSKPLLIISEDVEGEALATLVVNKLRGTLQVSAVKAPGFGERRKAMLQDIAILTGGQMVSEDLGIKLENISLNDLGKAKRIVINKENTTIIDGAGDAEQIKARVRQIRSEIEETTSDYDREKLQERLAKIVGGVAVINVGAATETEMKEKKARVEDALNATRAAVEEGIVPGGGVALVRAVKSLGAIKTADDDEAAGVTLVRRAIEEPLRMIAANAGFEGSIVVEKVKDGKDGYGFNAATGVYEDLIAAGVIDPKKVTRIALQNAASVAGLLLTTECAVAEKPEPKKDMPMPGGGMGGMGGMGGMY from the coding sequence ATGGCTGCTAAAGAATTACTTTTTGATACCAAGGCGCGTGAACGGCTGAAAAAAGGCATAGACACCCTGGCCAACGCTGTAAAGGTAACTCTGGGACCCAAGGGCCGCAACGTGGTCATTGAGAAGTCCTTCGGTTCCCCGATCATCACCAAGGATGGCGTAACCGTTGCCAAGGAGATCGAGCTGACCGACAAGTTCGAGAACATGGGTGCCCAGATGGTCAAGGAAGTGGCCAGCAAGACCAGCGACGTGGCCGGCGACGGCACTACCACCGCCACCATCCTGGCCCAGGCCATCTACACCGACGGCGTGAAGCTGGTAACCGCCGGCCGTAACCCCATGGCCATCAAGCGCGGTATCGACAAGGCCGTGGAGGCCGTGACGGCTGATCTGGTCAGCCAGACCAAGCCCACCCGCGACCAGAAGGAAATCGCCCAGGTCGGCACCATTTCCGCCAACAACGACCCGACCATCGGCAATATTATCGCCGAGGCCATGAACAAGGTCGGCAAGGAAGGCGTGATCACCGTTGAGGAAGCCAAGGGCCTGGAGACCACTCTGGAAGTGGTGGAGGGAATGCAGTTTGACCGCGGCTACCTCTCCCCCTACTTTGTGACCGATCCGGAAAAGATGCTTTGCGAATTGGACGAGCCGCTGATCCTGATCTGCGAAAAGAAGATCTCCAGCATGAAGGACATGCTGCCCGTGCTGGAGCAGGTGGCCAAGATGTCCAAGCCCCTCCTGATCATCTCCGAGGACGTGGAAGGCGAAGCCCTGGCCACCCTGGTGGTGAACAAGCTTCGCGGCACACTGCAAGTTTCCGCGGTCAAGGCTCCCGGCTTCGGCGAGCGCCGCAAGGCTATGCTCCAGGATATCGCCATTCTGACCGGCGGGCAGATGGTTTCCGAAGACCTGGGCATCAAGCTGGAGAACATCTCCCTGAACGACCTGGGCAAAGCCAAGCGCATCGTGATCAACAAGGAAAACACCACGATCATCGACGGCGCCGGCGATGCTGAGCAGATTAAGGCCCGGGTACGTCAGATCCGCAGCGAGATCGAAGAAACCACTTCCGATTACGACCGTGAGAAGCTGCAAGAGCGGCTGGCCAAGATCGTCGGCGGCGTGGCCGTGATCAACGTGGGTGCGGCCACCGAGACCGAGATGAAGGAAAAGAAGGCTCGGGTCGAGGACGCCCTGAACGCAACTCGTGCCGCGGTTGAGGAAGGAATCGTGCCTGGCGGCGGCGTGGCCCTGGTCCGTGCCGTGAAGAGCCTGGGTGCCATCAAGACCGCGGACGACGACGAGGCCGCCGGCGTGACCCTGGTCCGGCGGGCCATCGAGGAGCCGCTGCGGATGATCGCCGCAAATGCCGGCTTCGAAGGCTCCATCGTGGTGGAGAAGGTCAAGGACGGCAAGGACGGCTACGGCTTCAACGCCGCCACCGGCGTGTACGAAGACCTGATCGCCGCAGGGGTCATTGATCCCAAGAAAGTGACCCGCATCGCGCTGCAGAACGCCGCTTCCGTGGCCGGCCTGCTGCTGACCACCGAATGCGCCGTGGCCGAGAAGCCCGAGCCCAAGAAGGATATGCCCATGCCCGGCGGCGGGATGGGTGGAATGGGCGGAATGGGCGGAATGTACTAA
- a CDS encoding GGDEF domain-containing protein, whose product MKRCFEDLCGTMDRLGVPRESKWRGLIMYMRSIRDYEFLTPEQREQAQELVMEVLRKRDFSEEAFRKLLRGNEGIINDQWRAKLTEALQDTALLIKQFQDVLVHRKNDVQELGVMTLETIQSEQPLDEMVRGIQGGFQRIEGLLQNDLETIVTMGLTDDLTKLNNRRALDAFLSRAVSEAVASGNPLSMIFMDIDHFKKFNDDYGHLVGDQALVTVAAMIRSFVEFQANLNSREFFPARFGGEEFALVLPETSGEEAVALAETIRKKIENYNFLVRDADGEVLSAGIKITVSAGVAELHAGCGLCPGISSLIDAADKALYQAKKGGRNKVELYTG is encoded by the coding sequence ATGAAACGGTGTTTTGAAGATCTCTGCGGAACCATGGATCGGCTGGGGGTGCCCCGTGAGTCCAAATGGCGCGGCTTGATAATGTATATGCGCAGTATCAGGGATTACGAGTTTCTGACTCCGGAGCAACGAGAGCAGGCGCAGGAGTTGGTCATGGAGGTGCTGCGGAAGAGGGACTTTTCCGAGGAGGCCTTCCGCAAGCTGCTCCGGGGCAACGAGGGGATCATCAATGACCAGTGGCGGGCAAAACTGACAGAGGCCTTGCAGGATACCGCGCTATTGATCAAGCAATTTCAGGATGTGCTGGTGCATCGAAAAAACGACGTTCAAGAGTTGGGCGTAATGACTTTGGAAACCATCCAGAGCGAACAGCCCCTTGACGAAATGGTGCGTGGCATTCAAGGCGGCTTCCAGAGGATCGAGGGGTTGTTGCAAAACGATCTAGAAACCATCGTCACCATGGGACTGACCGACGACCTGACCAAGCTGAACAACCGTCGGGCCCTGGACGCTTTTCTGAGCCGGGCCGTTTCCGAGGCCGTGGCTTCCGGAAATCCCTTGTCCATGATCTTCATGGACATTGATCATTTCAAGAAATTCAACGACGACTACGGCCACCTGGTGGGCGACCAGGCCCTGGTTACGGTGGCCGCGATGATCCGATCCTTCGTCGAGTTTCAGGCCAATTTGAATTCGCGCGAATTTTTTCCGGCCCGTTTCGGAGGAGAGGAGTTCGCCCTGGTTCTGCCCGAGACTTCCGGGGAGGAGGCCGTGGCACTGGCGGAGACGATCCGCAAGAAAATCGAGAACTACAATTTCCTGGTTCGCGACGCCGATGGCGAGGTGCTCTCGGCTGGAATCAAAATCACGGTCAGCGCCGGGGTCGCGGAACTACATGCCGGGTGTGGGCTGTGTCCCGGTATTTCCTCCCTGATCGACGCAGCAGACAAGGCTCTGTATCAGGCCAAGAAGGGCGGCAGGAACAAAGTCGAGTTGTACACCGGCTAG
- the hflX gene encoding GTPase HflX: MLSTDLGRQIGLLIDRQGRPKIIVVGDAHGILIPELPPGRHGPGRLRGLRLLHTHLNQDPLNEEDLMDLIFLRLDSIAALGLDPSGLPSVLSWAHLLPGESDQGPYRVSHPASWDQVHVDFVEQTEAIENELSRTIAAQDVSPDVGRPGDRALLVSVDTLSRPEQERNLQELAELARTAGIAVVGVVIQRVARQNPKHILGKGKLAELEVQALRTNAGLLLFDQDLSPTQIRNLTQLSERKVLDRTQLILDIFAQHAKTRAGKLQVEMAQLRYAMPRLVRQDRAMSRLAGGIGGRGPGETKLELDRRKIRQRIAKIKQELEALRRQREATRARRQKVGLPVVAMVGYTNTGKSSLLNVLTSSEVLAENKLFATLDPTSRRVRFPEHREVILTDTVGFIRRLPPELKEAFRATLEELDEADLFLHVADAAHPELERQVRDVRAILTDMGLHEIPVLLVLNKLDLLSGEDRIHLGGMFPEGVGISVASGEGLENLVQRIMAALPASIE; the protein is encoded by the coding sequence ATGCTCAGCACGGATCTGGGCCGCCAGATCGGGCTGCTCATCGACCGCCAGGGTCGTCCAAAAATCATCGTCGTAGGCGACGCCCACGGCATCCTCATCCCCGAACTCCCCCCCGGCCGCCATGGGCCGGGTCGCCTGCGCGGGCTACGCCTGCTGCACACTCACCTGAATCAAGATCCTCTGAACGAGGAAGATCTGATGGACCTGATCTTTCTCCGTCTGGACTCCATCGCCGCCCTGGGCCTGGACCCCTCGGGCCTGCCCAGCGTGCTGTCCTGGGCTCACCTTCTGCCCGGCGAGTCGGACCAGGGTCCGTATCGCGTTTCTCACCCTGCATCCTGGGACCAGGTGCATGTTGATTTCGTGGAGCAAACCGAAGCCATTGAAAATGAGTTGAGCAGGACCATCGCCGCCCAGGACGTCTCGCCGGACGTCGGACGCCCCGGGGACCGGGCCCTGCTGGTCAGCGTGGACACGCTCTCCCGGCCCGAACAAGAACGCAACCTCCAGGAATTGGCTGAACTGGCCCGGACCGCCGGAATCGCCGTTGTCGGCGTGGTGATCCAACGGGTAGCGCGCCAAAATCCCAAACACATCCTGGGCAAGGGCAAACTGGCCGAACTGGAGGTCCAAGCCCTGCGGACCAATGCCGGCCTGCTGCTGTTCGACCAGGATTTAAGCCCCACCCAGATTCGCAACCTGACCCAACTCAGCGAGCGTAAGGTCTTGGACCGGACCCAGCTGATCCTGGACATCTTCGCCCAGCACGCCAAGACCAGGGCCGGAAAGCTGCAAGTGGAAATGGCCCAGTTGCGCTACGCCATGCCGCGTTTGGTTCGTCAGGACAGGGCCATGAGCCGCTTGGCCGGGGGAATCGGGGGACGAGGACCGGGAGAGACGAAGCTGGAGTTGGATCGACGCAAAATTCGTCAACGAATCGCCAAAATCAAGCAGGAATTGGAAGCTCTACGCCGCCAAAGAGAGGCCACACGGGCCAGGCGACAAAAGGTGGGGCTGCCCGTGGTGGCCATGGTCGGCTATACCAACACGGGCAAATCCAGCCTGCTGAACGTGCTGACGTCCAGCGAGGTGCTGGCCGAAAACAAGCTCTTCGCCACCCTGGACCCGACGAGTCGCCGGGTCCGTTTTCCGGAACACCGGGAAGTGATTCTCACGGACACCGTGGGATTCATCCGCCGCCTGCCGCCGGAACTCAAGGAAGCCTTCCGGGCCACGTTGGAGGAACTGGACGAGGCGGACCTATTTCTGCACGTGGCCGACGCCGCTCATCCGGAACTGGAACGCCAAGTCAGGGATGTGCGGGCCATTCTGACGGACATGGGGCTGCACGAAATTCCGGTCCTGCTTGTGCTGAACAAGCTCGACCTGCTCTCCGGGGAGGACCGGATTCATCTTGGAGGGATGTTTCCCGAAGGTGTTGGAATTTCCGTCGCGTCCGGCGAGGGGCTGGAAAACCTGGTCCAGCGGATCATGGCCGCCCTTCCGGCCTCGATCGAGTAA